From Salvelinus fontinalis isolate EN_2023a chromosome 37, ASM2944872v1, whole genome shotgun sequence, the proteins below share one genomic window:
- the LOC129836172 gene encoding leucine-rich repeat-containing protein 27-like isoform X3, giving the protein MSSLGKEMTDLHLSLDCGDNAVKTHAPHILPECVEPIQITEYVTSDTLYSSRRNLKYVVDCILKNTTLKNLYLEGNEISRLPDTLFTSLSNLVWLDLRNNQITSLPSKIGLHRCLKTLLLEGNPITELPLELGNVITLKALSLRHCPITFPPQEVVGQGLQCILQYLRSAMAERPVSVRNSLPDVPPVEKLQLTELVKSSLDLCEEVVDEDELQRFRELRQKMSQMDRDEFGYALPISRLPRAAEGDRGHKTYPLPVIKRKKEITRGNIFPELPPFDMQYWKKSEERRLAAMKELKEKQAILEQRRNFRKQGCIVSNWHLMKSQKGSDQYYVSAKANANKGDQELLKEWRTHARVMQERKILEHKQERRERHRREEVPINAPYATESLCSVVESGEVKPHNPPPKRIQRQRSFLSQKEHEEARAARDRELEQRIRSHVQMIQERRRRPSGTAQEETEAARQDMEETKRLQSELAERKQESDIEYRFIAFTGENSPRCYDK; this is encoded by the exons ATGTCTTCCTTAGGAAAGGAaatgactgaccttcatttaAGCCTTGATTGTGGTGATAATGCTGTTAAAACACATGCCCCACACATTCTACCAGAGTGTGTTGAACCTATACAGATCACTGAGTATGTCACATCTGACACCCTATATTCCAGCAGAAGAAACTTAAAATATGTTGTGGATTGCATTTTGAAGAACACTACTTTAAAG AATTTGTATCTTGAAGGTAATGAAATATCCAGGCTTCCGGATACGCTGTTCACCAGTTTGTCAAACTTGGTGTGGTTAGATCTCAGAAATAACCAAATCACATCCCTTCCTTCGAAAATTGGTCTACACAG ATGTCTGAAAACGTTGCTGCTAGAAGGGAATCCTATCACAGAGCTTCCACTGGAATTGG GTAACGTGATTACTCTCAAGGCCCTGAGTTTGAGGCATTGCCCCATCACATTTCCACCTCAAGAGGTTGTGGGGCAGGGCCTCCAATGCATCCTACAGTACCTACGGAGTGCCATGGCCGAACGACCGGTTAGTGTGCGGAACTCTCTTCCAG ACGTGCCCCCAGTGGAGAAGCTACAGTTGACAGAGCTTGTGAAGTCCAGTTTGGACCTTTGTGAAGAGGTGGTAGATGAAGATGAGCTGCAGAGGTTCAGAGAGCTGAGGCAGAAGATGAGCCAAATGGACAGAGATGAGTTTGGCTATGCCCTCCCTATTTCACGCCTCCCTAGAGCAGCAGAGGGTGATAGAGGCCACAAGACATACCCGCTGCCCGTCATTAAAAG AAAGAAAGAGATTACCAGGGGAAATATATTTCCCGAGCTCCCTCCCTTTGACATGCAGTACTGGAAGAAGTCAGAGGAGAGAAGACTGGCTGCAATGAAAGAGCTTAAAGAAAAACAAGCCATTCTTGAACAAAGGAGGAA TTTCAGAAAGCAGGGGTGTATTGTGTCAAATTGGCATTTGATGAAGTCCCAGAAAGGGAGTGATCAATATTACGTGTCTGCAAAGGCCAATGCTAATAAGGG AGACCAAGAGCTCCTCAAGGAATGGCGTACTCATGCTAGGGTCATGCAGGAGAGGAAAATCTTAGAGCACAAGCAGGAAAGGCGTGAGAGACATAGAAGAGAAGAG GTACCGATAAACGCTCCATACGCCACAGAGTCTCTGTGTAGTGTTGTTGAAAGTGGTGAGGTCAAGCCCCACAACCCCCCACCAAAGAGGATCCAGAGACAGAGATCGTTCCTGTCCCAGAAGGAACACGAGGAAGCCAG GGCAGCCCGCGACCGGGAGTTAGAGCAGCGGATCAGGAGCCATGTTCAGATGATCCAGGAGAGGCGCAGGAGGCCCAGTGGCACTGCCCAAGAGGAGACAGAAGCTGCAAGGCAGGACATGGAGGAA ACCAAGAGATTGCAGTCGGAACTTGCTGAGAGGAAACAGGAGAGCGACATCGAGTATCGATTCATCGCATTTACTGGGGAGAACTCACCAAGATGCTATGACAAGTGA
- the LOC129836172 gene encoding leucine-rich repeat-containing protein 27-like isoform X2, whose product MSSLGKEMTDLHLSLDCGDNAVKTHAPHILPECVEPIQITEYVTSDTLYSSRRNLKYVVDCILKNTTLKNLYLEGNEISRLPDTLFTSLSNLVWLDLRNNQITSLPSKIGLHRCLKTLLLEGNPITELPLELGNVITLKALSLRHCPITFPPQEVVGQGLQCILQYLRSAMAERPVSVRNSLPDVPPVEKLQLTELVKSSLDLCEEVVDEDELQRFRELRQKMSQMDRDEFGYALPISRLPRAAEGDRGHKTYPLPVIKRKKEITRGNIFPELPPFDMQYWKKSEERRLAAMKELKEKQAILEQRRKDQELLKEWRTHARVMQERKILEHKQERRERHRREEMLKKIAAGCADTQLRLSRSGAATGLANDGSLCLQCAESVILQSDVPSEAAPQLVPINAPYATESLCSVVESGEVKPHNPPPKRIQRQRSFLSQKEHEEARAARDRELEQRIRSHVQMIQERRRRPSGTAQEETEAARQDMEETKRLQSELAERKQESDIEYRFIAFTGENSPRCYDK is encoded by the exons ATGTCTTCCTTAGGAAAGGAaatgactgaccttcatttaAGCCTTGATTGTGGTGATAATGCTGTTAAAACACATGCCCCACACATTCTACCAGAGTGTGTTGAACCTATACAGATCACTGAGTATGTCACATCTGACACCCTATATTCCAGCAGAAGAAACTTAAAATATGTTGTGGATTGCATTTTGAAGAACACTACTTTAAAG AATTTGTATCTTGAAGGTAATGAAATATCCAGGCTTCCGGATACGCTGTTCACCAGTTTGTCAAACTTGGTGTGGTTAGATCTCAGAAATAACCAAATCACATCCCTTCCTTCGAAAATTGGTCTACACAG ATGTCTGAAAACGTTGCTGCTAGAAGGGAATCCTATCACAGAGCTTCCACTGGAATTGG GTAACGTGATTACTCTCAAGGCCCTGAGTTTGAGGCATTGCCCCATCACATTTCCACCTCAAGAGGTTGTGGGGCAGGGCCTCCAATGCATCCTACAGTACCTACGGAGTGCCATGGCCGAACGACCGGTTAGTGTGCGGAACTCTCTTCCAG ACGTGCCCCCAGTGGAGAAGCTACAGTTGACAGAGCTTGTGAAGTCCAGTTTGGACCTTTGTGAAGAGGTGGTAGATGAAGATGAGCTGCAGAGGTTCAGAGAGCTGAGGCAGAAGATGAGCCAAATGGACAGAGATGAGTTTGGCTATGCCCTCCCTATTTCACGCCTCCCTAGAGCAGCAGAGGGTGATAGAGGCCACAAGACATACCCGCTGCCCGTCATTAAAAG AAAGAAAGAGATTACCAGGGGAAATATATTTCCCGAGCTCCCTCCCTTTGACATGCAGTACTGGAAGAAGTCAGAGGAGAGAAGACTGGCTGCAATGAAAGAGCTTAAAGAAAAACAAGCCATTCTTGAACAAAGGAGGAA AGACCAAGAGCTCCTCAAGGAATGGCGTACTCATGCTAGGGTCATGCAGGAGAGGAAAATCTTAGAGCACAAGCAGGAAAGGCGTGAGAGACATAGAAGAGAAGAG ATGTTGAAAAAGATAGCGGCAGGCTGTGCAGACACTCAGTTGAGGCTGTCCAGGTCAGGGGCAGCGACAGGCCTAGCTAACGATGGATCACTGTGCCTCCAGTGTGCCGAGTCAGTCATCCTGCAGTCAGATGTCCCCAGCGAGGCTGCACCACAGCTG GTACCGATAAACGCTCCATACGCCACAGAGTCTCTGTGTAGTGTTGTTGAAAGTGGTGAGGTCAAGCCCCACAACCCCCCACCAAAGAGGATCCAGAGACAGAGATCGTTCCTGTCCCAGAAGGAACACGAGGAAGCCAG GGCAGCCCGCGACCGGGAGTTAGAGCAGCGGATCAGGAGCCATGTTCAGATGATCCAGGAGAGGCGCAGGAGGCCCAGTGGCACTGCCCAAGAGGAGACAGAAGCTGCAAGGCAGGACATGGAGGAA ACCAAGAGATTGCAGTCGGAACTTGCTGAGAGGAAACAGGAGAGCGACATCGAGTATCGATTCATCGCATTTACTGGGGAGAACTCACCAAGATGCTATGACAAGTGA
- the LOC129836172 gene encoding leucine-rich repeat-containing protein 27-like isoform X1: protein MSSLGKEMTDLHLSLDCGDNAVKTHAPHILPECVEPIQITEYVTSDTLYSSRRNLKYVVDCILKNTTLKNLYLEGNEISRLPDTLFTSLSNLVWLDLRNNQITSLPSKIGLHRCLKTLLLEGNPITELPLELGNVITLKALSLRHCPITFPPQEVVGQGLQCILQYLRSAMAERPVSVRNSLPDVPPVEKLQLTELVKSSLDLCEEVVDEDELQRFRELRQKMSQMDRDEFGYALPISRLPRAAEGDRGHKTYPLPVIKRKKEITRGNIFPELPPFDMQYWKKSEERRLAAMKELKEKQAILEQRRNFRKQGCIVSNWHLMKSQKGSDQYYVSAKANANKGDQELLKEWRTHARVMQERKILEHKQERRERHRREEMLKKIAAGCADTQLRLSRSGAATGLANDGSLCLQCAESVILQSDVPSEAAPQLVPINAPYATESLCSVVESGEVKPHNPPPKRIQRQRSFLSQKEHEEARAARDRELEQRIRSHVQMIQERRRRPSGTAQEETEAARQDMEETKRLQSELAERKQESDIEYRFIAFTGENSPRCYDK from the exons ATGTCTTCCTTAGGAAAGGAaatgactgaccttcatttaAGCCTTGATTGTGGTGATAATGCTGTTAAAACACATGCCCCACACATTCTACCAGAGTGTGTTGAACCTATACAGATCACTGAGTATGTCACATCTGACACCCTATATTCCAGCAGAAGAAACTTAAAATATGTTGTGGATTGCATTTTGAAGAACACTACTTTAAAG AATTTGTATCTTGAAGGTAATGAAATATCCAGGCTTCCGGATACGCTGTTCACCAGTTTGTCAAACTTGGTGTGGTTAGATCTCAGAAATAACCAAATCACATCCCTTCCTTCGAAAATTGGTCTACACAG ATGTCTGAAAACGTTGCTGCTAGAAGGGAATCCTATCACAGAGCTTCCACTGGAATTGG GTAACGTGATTACTCTCAAGGCCCTGAGTTTGAGGCATTGCCCCATCACATTTCCACCTCAAGAGGTTGTGGGGCAGGGCCTCCAATGCATCCTACAGTACCTACGGAGTGCCATGGCCGAACGACCGGTTAGTGTGCGGAACTCTCTTCCAG ACGTGCCCCCAGTGGAGAAGCTACAGTTGACAGAGCTTGTGAAGTCCAGTTTGGACCTTTGTGAAGAGGTGGTAGATGAAGATGAGCTGCAGAGGTTCAGAGAGCTGAGGCAGAAGATGAGCCAAATGGACAGAGATGAGTTTGGCTATGCCCTCCCTATTTCACGCCTCCCTAGAGCAGCAGAGGGTGATAGAGGCCACAAGACATACCCGCTGCCCGTCATTAAAAG AAAGAAAGAGATTACCAGGGGAAATATATTTCCCGAGCTCCCTCCCTTTGACATGCAGTACTGGAAGAAGTCAGAGGAGAGAAGACTGGCTGCAATGAAAGAGCTTAAAGAAAAACAAGCCATTCTTGAACAAAGGAGGAA TTTCAGAAAGCAGGGGTGTATTGTGTCAAATTGGCATTTGATGAAGTCCCAGAAAGGGAGTGATCAATATTACGTGTCTGCAAAGGCCAATGCTAATAAGGG AGACCAAGAGCTCCTCAAGGAATGGCGTACTCATGCTAGGGTCATGCAGGAGAGGAAAATCTTAGAGCACAAGCAGGAAAGGCGTGAGAGACATAGAAGAGAAGAG ATGTTGAAAAAGATAGCGGCAGGCTGTGCAGACACTCAGTTGAGGCTGTCCAGGTCAGGGGCAGCGACAGGCCTAGCTAACGATGGATCACTGTGCCTCCAGTGTGCCGAGTCAGTCATCCTGCAGTCAGATGTCCCCAGCGAGGCTGCACCACAGCTG GTACCGATAAACGCTCCATACGCCACAGAGTCTCTGTGTAGTGTTGTTGAAAGTGGTGAGGTCAAGCCCCACAACCCCCCACCAAAGAGGATCCAGAGACAGAGATCGTTCCTGTCCCAGAAGGAACACGAGGAAGCCAG GGCAGCCCGCGACCGGGAGTTAGAGCAGCGGATCAGGAGCCATGTTCAGATGATCCAGGAGAGGCGCAGGAGGCCCAGTGGCACTGCCCAAGAGGAGACAGAAGCTGCAAGGCAGGACATGGAGGAA ACCAAGAGATTGCAGTCGGAACTTGCTGAGAGGAAACAGGAGAGCGACATCGAGTATCGATTCATCGCATTTACTGGGGAGAACTCACCAAGATGCTATGACAAGTGA